In Procambarus clarkii isolate CNS0578487 chromosome 6, FALCON_Pclarkii_2.0, whole genome shotgun sequence, one DNA window encodes the following:
- the LOC138354736 gene encoding uncharacterized protein — protein sequence MSHSPPNNEISESAVVKESVTTLIHISKAFLTVGLQEEDRNFTKFLWVTDPLDPYSDVITCRSASVLFGATSSPFLLQATLDLKKSKSPYKAKISINLYVDNFQGTTNNEIKLVEIYYELNCELLGVNMLLQSWASNNKQLNQIIEKEFQSYQVPNQLKVLGMEWNTITDEMNVKRSLPQLELTALVVGVRLAHCLTKTLNNIYFGEIVVWSDNEAVLQRLIQAQMWLNGPPWLISGQWPKQKPQVIVTNITTPTVDPEPPRTLAINPHDYSNLSKQLRVTAHVFDYLSKIGITHRFPSPIKYWIKRAQQETYGSEYENLPNKLTKSLCIWRYDARVCPYPGPPPLPKERVVHLRPFETTGVDYTGALMLTGSPDKIPVKACICLFTCATAGGIHLEVTSDMSAEAFIQAFRRFAARRSCPKLMISDNGSNFVAGEACLREVWNHPEREPLSPSHGGLLSPQISLADEDPADPSHVTSRDLVESYHYLSRVIEKRNDVWTREYLTALREYHYRASSPYNKVQLKPGDLVLVDSDGPRSEWPIGKIVSVHPDRQGILRIVKVLCRGTTTLTEHKCSTEPISPPVSEDSDSVPQNTRPLGAAAQQCNRKLQQFFSSD from the exons ATGAGCCACTCCCCGCCCAACAACGAGATTAGTGAAAGTGCTGTAGTGAAAGAGTCGGTGACGACACTAATAC ATATCAGTAAAGCCTTCTTAACAGTTGGCCtacaagaagaggatcgtaattttactaaatttctctgggtcacggatccactggatccttatagtgacgtcatcaccTGCCGGTCTGCTTCCGTGCTATTTGGGGCAACCTCTTCACCATTTCTCCTTCAAGCTACATTGGATTTGAAGAAGTCAAAAAGTCCCTATAAAGCCAAAATTAGTATCAACCTGTACGTGGACAACTTCCAGGGAACCACTAATAATGAAAttaaattggtagaaatctactaTGAGCTTAACTGTGAGTTACTAGGAGTCAATATGcttctacaatcatgggcctcaaataataaacaatTAAACCAGATTATCGAGAAAGAGTTTCAaagttatcaggtacccaatcaattaaaagttctaggtatggaatggaacacaattaccgacgagatgaatgtcaa GAGATCCTTACCCCAATTGGAACTAACTGCTTTGGTAGTTGGAGTAaggttggctcattgcctgaccaagacactcaacaaTATTTACTTTGGTGAGATCGTAGTGTGGtctgacaatgaggcagtcttacaaagg CTAATTCAGGCTCAGATGTGGCTTAATGGACCCCCATGGCtgattagtggtcagtggcctaaacaaaagccacaagtcatagtgaccaatatcactacacCCACAGTGGATCCAGAACCTCCTCGAACattagctattaatcctcacgattattctaacttgagtaagcaACTGAGAGTAACTGCCCATGTATTTGATTATCTCAGTAAGATAGGCATTACACATCGATTTCCCAGTCCTATCAAATATTGGATCAAACGTGCCCAACAAGAGACTTATGGGAGTGAATATGAGAATCTTCCAaacaaattaaccaagtctctatgCATCTG GAGGTATGACGCTCGGGTGTGTCCatatccaggacctccaccactccctaaggaacgagttgtccaccttcgtccttttgagaccacaggtgtcgattacacaggagctttAATGCTAACAGGCTCTCCAGATAAAATTCCAGTGAAAGCctgtatttgcctcttcacgtgtgcaactGCAGGAGGcatacatttagaagtgacttctgacatgagtgcagaagccttTATCCAAGCCTTTCGAAGATTTGCTgcacgcagatcctgtcccaaattgATGATTTCCGACAACGGATCAAATTTTGTGGCTGGAGAAGCCTGCTTACGAGAGGTGTGGAATCATCCAGAG agagaacccctgagtccctcacatggaggtctactgagccctcaaaTATCTCTAGCAGACGAGGATCCAGccgacccttcacatgtaactAGTCGTGACTTAGTGGAAAGCTATCATTATCTTTCAAGGGTAATCGAGAAGAGGAATgacgtgtggactcgagagtacctcaccgcTCTAAGAGAATATCATTATCGAGCTTCGAGCCCTTATAATAAAGTTCAAttgaaaccaggagacctagtgttagtcgacagtgatggacctaggtcagagtggcctataggcaagATTGTCTCTGTCCACCCAGATCGCCAAGGTAtcctgagaatagtgaaagttttATGTCGAGGCACTACTACATTAACTGAACATAAATGTTCAACTGAGCCAATTTCACCaccagtttccgaggacagcgaTTCTGTCCCACAGAACACACGACCACTTGGAGCCGCTGCTCAACAGTGTAACCGGAAACTTCAACAATTCTTTAGCTctgactaa
- the LOC138354739 gene encoding uncharacterized protein, with translation MTQLPRLPEEDTTQLPRLPEEDTTQLPRLPEEDTTQLPRLPEEDMTQLPRLPEEDTTQLPRLPEEDTTQLPRLPEEDTTQLPRLPEEDTTQVPRLPEEDTTQVPRLPEEDTTQLPRLPEEDTTQLPRLPEEDTTQLPRLPEEDMTQLPRLPEEDTTQVPRLPEEDTTQLPRLPEEDMALKLYLNSSSNTMTKPHS, from the coding sequence ATGACACAACTTCCACGACTACCAGAGGAAGACACGACACAACTCCCACGACTGCCAGAGGAAGACACGACACAACTCCCACGACTGCCAGAGGAAGACACGACACAACTCCCACGACTGCCAGAGGAGGACATGACACAACTTCCACGACTACCAGAGGAAGACACGACACAACTCCCACGACTGCCAGAGGAAGACACGACACAACTTCCACGGCTGCCAGAGGAAGACACGACACAACTCCCACGACTGCCAGAGGAAGACACGACACAAGTCCCACGACTGCCAGAGGAAGACACGACACAAGTCCCACGACTGCCAGAGGAAGACACGACACAACTCCCACGACTGCCAGAGGAAGACACGACACAACTCCCACGACTGCCAGAGGAAGACACGACACAACTCCCACGACTGCCAGAGGAGGACATGACACAACTTCCACGGCTGCCAGAGGAAGACACGACACAAGTCCCACGACTGCCAGAGGAAGACACGACACAACTCCCACGACTGCCAGAGGAAGACATGGCGTTAAAACTTTATTTAAATTCTTCCTCAAatacgatgaccaaaccacacagttga